From a region of the Natator depressus isolate rNatDep1 chromosome 15, rNatDep2.hap1, whole genome shotgun sequence genome:
- the ISCU gene encoding iron-sulfur cluster assembly enzyme ISCU has translation MAALWATGGRAAAAASLLRPGPMGLAGPTAGYHKKVVDHYENPRNVGSLDKSAKNVGTGLVGAPACGDVMKLQVEVDKNGKIIDARFKTFGCGSAIASSSLATEWIKGKTVDEAMKIRNTDIAKELCLPPVKLHCSMLAEDAIKAALADYKLKQNPKKEPEKKAAKA, from the exons ATGGCGGCGCTGTGGGCGACGGGGGGCCGGGCCGCTGCCGCCGCTTCTCTGCTGAGACCCGGGCCCATGGGGCTGGCGGGCCCCACCGCGGGGTATCACAAGAAG GTGGTGGATCACTATGAGAATCCTAGAAACGTGGGCTCTCTTGATAAGAGTGCAAAGAATGTTGGCACTGGATTAGTGGGCGCTCCTGCCTGTGGAGATGTGATGAAACTACAG GTTGAAGtggataaaaatggaaaaattattgATGCAAGATTCAAAACATTTGGCTGTGGATCAGCAATTGCCTCAAGCTCATTGGCCACAGAATGGATTAAAGGAAAAACG GTTGATGAAGCCATGAAGATCAGAAATACTGATATTGCTAAAGAACTCTGCCTTCCTCCAGTTAAACTACACTGTTCTA TGCTAGCTGAAGATGCAATCAAGGCTGCTCTGGCAGATTACAAGTTGAAACAGAATCCTAAGAAAGAGCCAGAGAAGAAAGCAGCCAAAGCCTAA